A single region of the Cinclus cinclus chromosome 10, bCinCin1.1, whole genome shotgun sequence genome encodes:
- the SPTSSB gene encoding serine palmitoyltransferase small subunit B, whose translation MDVKRVKDYLYWLYYQYQLVTCSYVLEPWEQSMFHTITVTVLAMVVYTAYVFVPIHVRLALEFFSQIFGPRPESAVLN comes from the coding sequence atggaCGTGAAGAGGGTGAAGGACTACCTGTACTGGCTGTACTACCAGTACCAGCTGGTGACGTGCAGCTACGTgctggagccctgggagcagtCCATGTTCCACACCAtcactgtcactgtgctggCCATGGTGGTGTACACAGCCTACGTCTTCGTGCCCATCCACGTCCGCCTGGCCTTGGAATTCTTCTCCCAGATTTTCGGGCCCCGGCCCGAGAGCGCGGTGCTGAACTGA
- the OTOL1 gene encoding otolin-1: MWSCPGPIPLFLALAVVPACAALKVTPAVLYTKPKPSQAAASPQSVPGKIPFPAAPGRAGLPTLFPLENSTLDSAELFFNCCDCCPPVVGPRGWPGPQGPPGPKGEKGDAGLPGTPGPQGPKGSKGERGGKGEPGERGESGSPGYPGKPGLQGEAGTKGNKGNYGFPGLKGQKGAKGDTCDNGTKGDKGDRGDPGEPGVGGEQGDKGEKGDTGDKGYCGEPGGRGAKGDRGEGGSKGEKGSKGDTGTEGSRGAAGRQGEKGEQGQKGDKGDLGTAGPKGEPGPKGGRGAPGRKGTRGAKGACGDIPKSPRSAFSAGLSRPFPPPNVPIRFDRVWYNERRDYDPATGKFNCSVPGAYVFSYHVTVRGRPARLSLVASSRRVAKARDTLYGQDIDQASFLTILKLRVGDQVWLEVGKDWNGLYAGAEDDSVFTGFLLYPDGFEVLL; encoded by the exons atgtggagCTGCCCGGGGCCCATCCCGCTGTTCCTGGCGCTCGCCGTCGTCCCCGCGTGCGCCGCGCTGAAGGTGACCCCAGCTGTGCTCTACACCAAACCCAAACCTtcccaggcagcagcttctccccagtCCGTCCCgggaaaaatcccatttccagCAGCTCCGGGCAGAGCCGGGCTCCCCACGCTCTTCCCCTTGGAGAATTCCACGCTGGACTCGGCCGAGCTCTTCTTCAACTGCTGCGACTGCTGCCCGCCCGTGGTGGGACCCCGGGGCTGGCCAGGgccacagggacccccag GTCCCaagggggagaagggagatGCTGGGCTGCCGGGAACTCCTGGCCCTCAAGGTCCGAAAGGCTCTAAAGGAGAAAGAG GAGGAAAAGGGGAGCCAGGGGAGCGAGGAGAGAGTGGAAGCCCCGGTTATCCAGGGAAACCTGGGCTGCAAG GTGAAGCTGGAACCAAAGGCAATAAGGGCAACTACGGCTTCCCTGGACTGAAGGGACAAAAGGGGGCTAAGGGGGACACCTGTGACAACGGCACCAAAGGAGACAAAGGGGACAGGGGGGATCCTGGAGAGCCGGGAGTGGGAGGAGAACAGGGGGAcaagggagaaaagggggacacgggggacaaGGGATACTGTGGGGAGCCGGGGGGCAGAGGGGCCAAGGGCGACAGAGGGGAAGGAGGcagcaagggggaaaagggcAGCAAAGGGGACACGGGCACCGAGGGCAGCCGGGGGGCGGCcggcaggcagggagagaagggcGAGCAGGGCCAGAAGGGTGACAAAGGGGACCTGGGCACGGCGGGGCCCAAGGGCGAGCCCGGCCCTAAGGGTGGCCGAGGCGCCCCGGGCAGGAAAGGGACCCGCGGGGCCAAGGGCGCCTGCGGAgacatccccaaatccccgcgCTCGGCCTTCAGCGCGGGGCTGTCCAGgcctttccctcctcccaaCGTGCCCATCAGGTTTGACCGCGTGTGGTACAACGAGCGCCGGGACTACGACCCCGCCACGGGCAAGTTCAACTGCAGCGTGCCCGGCGCCTACGTCTTCTCCTACCACGTCACCGTGCGCGGCCGCCCCGCGCGCCTCAGCCTcgtggccagcagcaggagggtggCCAAGGCCAGGGACACCCTCTACGGCCAGGACATCGACCAGGCCTCCTTCCTGACCATCCTCAAGCTGAGGGTTGGTGACCAAGTGTGGCTGGAGGTTGGGAAGGATTGGAACGGGCTCTACGCCGGCGCGGAGGACGACAGCGTCTTCACGGGGTTCCTGCTCTACCCTGATGGCTTTGAGGTTCTTCTCTGA